The window GAGCAAAGTGAAGTCCAACCAATGAACCAGCACAGCAACGAACACGCTCATTCCTATTACGCGGCGTCAGCCAATCGAATGGTGCCCTACCCTACACTGGCCGAGGACCTTGAAGCCGATGTCTGTGTGATCGGCGGCGGCTTTACCGGGGTTAACACGGCGATCGAACTGGCGCAGCACGGGCTCTCGGTGATTCTGCTGGAAGGCCGACGGATCGGCTGGGGTGCCAGCGGGCGCAACGGTGGGCAGTTGATTCGCGGTATCGGCCATGACGTCAGCGGTTTCGCGCGTCATGTCGGTGAAGAAGGCGTGCGCTACCTTGAGCGTGCAGGCGTCGAGTCGGTAGCGCTCGTGGGCAACCGCATTCGTGAACACGGGATTGATTGCGACCTGCGCTGGGGGTTCTGCGAACTGGCCAATACCAAAGCGCAGTTCGCGGCGTTCGAGGCTGAGCAGCAAGGCCTTGCCGAATCGGGGTACGCCCATGAAACCCGACTCGTCGGGCCGCAGCAGATCCGTCAGCAGGTGGTGGACTCAGGCGTGTATGCCGGTGGGCTCGTCGACATGGGCTCGGGTCACTTGCACCCGCTCAATCTGGTCCTTGGCGAAGCGCTATTGGCGCAATCCCTGGGGGTGCAGATCTTCGAGCAGAGCCCGGTGCTGGAATTGATCCATGGCAGCACGGTGCAGGTTCGCTGTGCCGGTGGCACGGTGCGCGCCGGCAGTCTGGTGCTGGCGTGCAACGCTCATCTGGATGAGCTCGAACCGAAACTGAGCGGCAAGGTGCTTCCTGCGGGCAGCTACATCATCGCCACCGAGCCGCTGGCGCCCGACGTTGCAGCGCAATTGATCCCGCAGAACCTGGCGCTCTGCGACCAGAAAGTCGGCCTGGATTACTACCGACTCTCGGCGGACCGACGTTTGCTGTTCGGCGGTGCCTGCCATTATTCCGGGCGTGATCCGGCAGACATCGAAGCCTACATGCGCCCGCACATGCTCAAGGTCTTCCCGCAACTGGCCAACGTGCGCATCGACTATCAATGGGGCGGCAAGATTGGCATCACCGCCAATCGCTTCCCCCAGGTCGGGCGCTTGAGCCAGCATCCGAACGTTTTCTACGCCCAGGGCTATTCCGGCCATGGCCTGAACGTGACCCACTGGTGCGCAAAACTGTTGGGTGAAGCGATCCACGTCGGACACAGTCAGGGCTTTGACGTGTTCAGCGCCGTGCCGCACATGACCTTTCCCGGTGGGCCCATGCTGCGCTCTCCACTGCTGGCCCTCGGTATGTTCTGGTATCGGCTGCGCGAACTGCTTGGGTGACGATAACTCTCCCCCTCCTCTTATGATCGTTCCCACGCTCCGCGTGGGAACGATCAGTACCCGCCTTTTAATTTGCTCAATCGCGATGCGCTTCTATATTGAGGGAGTGCTCTGACTTCCCTGCGTCCTGGCGAGTGCGGCCTATGGCTACGACTGACCGACTGATCATCTGCGAGCACTGCGACTGCGTGTATGAAAAAGTCACGCTCGCCAAACATCAGAAAACCCTGTGTACACGCTGCGGCGGCGTGCTTCAGCGCTATAACGGCCTGACAGTGGAGCAACGTCTGGCGTTGACCTTCACCGCGTTGATGCTGTGGATTTTCGCCAACTTCTACCCCGTCATGAGCATCAGCCTCAAAGGCCTGAAAAACAGCGCAACGCTTTGGGATTCGGTGCTGGCCCTGAGTCTGGGGCCGATCACGTTCATCGCCATGGTGGCGGCGATCTCGATGATCATCGCGCCGATTTTCCAGTTGTTGCTGCTGATCTGGGTGCTGAGCTTCGCCCTCGCCCACCAGCGCTCGCCTGGCTTCAAGTTTTGCATGCGCTGGCTGGAAACCCTCAGGCCCTGGAGCATGCTGGAGGTCTGTCTGCTGGGGGCAATGGTCGCGGTCATCAAACTCGCCGGATTGCTCGATGTGCTGCCCGGCATCGGCCTGTTTGCCCTGGCCATTCTCAGTCTGATGATGATCCGCATCGCCGGGCGCGACATTCGTGACCTATGGGAGATCTTATGAACAGACCCCCGGTGGCGAGTGAACTCAACCTGTGCCTGTGCCATAGCTGCGGCCTGGCCTGTGACATCACCGATGAACCTCACGAATGCCCACGGTGCGGCGCGCCGCTGCATCGGCGCAAAACCAACTCACTGGCCCGGACCTGGGCCTACATGTTCACTGCCCTGGCGTTTTACGTCCCGGCTAATCTGCTGCCAGTGATGAACACCAAGATGGTTGGCAGCGGCGCCGATAGCACGATCATGAGCGGTGTCATTGAGTTCTGGCAGCACGGCGCCTGGGACATTGCCCTGATTATTTTCATCGCCAGCATCGCGGTGCCGGGCATCAAGTTCGTCGCCCTGACGCTGTTACTGGTGACCGTGCAGCGCGACAGCCAATGGGCCAGTAAGCAGCGTTCAACGCTGTACCGTTTCGTCGAGCTCATCGGTTACTGGTCGATGCTCGATGTGATCGTCGTCGCCTTGGTGGCCTCACTGGTCAAGTTTCAAGCCCTGGCCGATATCGAACCGCGCCCGGGGATCTTGTTTTTTGGCCTGGTGGTGGTCTTCACCATGCTGTCGGCAATGAGTTTCGACCCACGCCTGATCTGGGATAAAGAAGAACGGGATAACCCAAACGAGGAGGTCATGGATGAAGTCGCAAATCACTGACGGGCCGCAAGCCCCCGGTCAGGCCCCTGTCAAGACCCGCCGTTTCAGCGTTTCATTGGTGTGGATTGTGCCGATCGTCGCGGTGCTGGTGGGGATTTCCCTGGTCGTGCACACCATGATGCAGGAAGGTCCGACCATTACCGTTACGTTCAAAACCGGTAGCGGCCTGACCGCCAACAAGACCGAAGTCAAATACCGCAACGTGGTGATCGGGCATGTCTCGGACGTGGAGCTGAGCAACGATCAGAGGAGCGTCAACGCCACCATCAAACTGTCCAAGCAGGCGGAAAGTTTCACCCGCGAAGACTCGCAGTTCTGGGTCGTGCGGCCACGTATTGGTGCCGGTGGGGTATCGGGTATCGATACCCTGCTGTCCGGGGACTACATTGGCGCCGACATTGGCCAGGCCAACGCTCGTGCAAAAAACTTTATTGGCCTGGAAAACCCGCCACCGATTACCTATGGCGAGCCGGGCAAGCGCTTCACCCTGAACACCCAGGACCTCGGTTCGCTGGACATCGGCTCTCCGGTTTACTACCGCAAGATTCCGGTGGGTCAAGTGGTGGCCTATGCCCTGAACGCCGACGGCAAAGGGGTCAACATCGAAGTGTTCATCCACTCGCCCAACGATGCCTACGTCACTGAAAATACCCGGTTCTGGAACGCCAGCGGGATCGACGTGAATGTCGGCGCCAACGGCTTTTCGCTGAAAACCGAGTCGCTGTCATCCATCCTGGTGGGCGGCATCGCCTTCCGCGCTCCGGATTACAACCCGAATGACCAACCGGCTAAAGAGGACAAAGTCTTCGATCTGTTCGAAGACCAGCTAACCGCGCTCGCCCCGCCCAGCGGCAAGGGGCAATTCCTCAGCTTGCGTTTCGATCAAGCCTTGCGCGGGCTCAGGGTCGGTGC of the Pseudomonas frederiksbergensis genome contains:
- a CDS encoding NAD(P)/FAD-dependent oxidoreductase; protein product: MNQHSNEHAHSYYAASANRMVPYPTLAEDLEADVCVIGGGFTGVNTAIELAQHGLSVILLEGRRIGWGASGRNGGQLIRGIGHDVSGFARHVGEEGVRYLERAGVESVALVGNRIREHGIDCDLRWGFCELANTKAQFAAFEAEQQGLAESGYAHETRLVGPQQIRQQVVDSGVYAGGLVDMGSGHLHPLNLVLGEALLAQSLGVQIFEQSPVLELIHGSTVQVRCAGGTVRAGSLVLACNAHLDELEPKLSGKVLPAGSYIIATEPLAPDVAAQLIPQNLALCDQKVGLDYYRLSADRRLLFGGACHYSGRDPADIEAYMRPHMLKVFPQLANVRIDYQWGGKIGITANRFPQVGRLSQHPNVFYAQGYSGHGLNVTHWCAKLLGEAIHVGHSQGFDVFSAVPHMTFPGGPMLRSPLLALGMFWYRLRELLG
- a CDS encoding paraquat-inducible protein A — encoded protein: MATTDRLIICEHCDCVYEKVTLAKHQKTLCTRCGGVLQRYNGLTVEQRLALTFTALMLWIFANFYPVMSISLKGLKNSATLWDSVLALSLGPITFIAMVAAISMIIAPIFQLLLLIWVLSFALAHQRSPGFKFCMRWLETLRPWSMLEVCLLGAMVAVIKLAGLLDVLPGIGLFALAILSLMMIRIAGRDIRDLWEIL
- a CDS encoding paraquat-inducible protein A — its product is MNRPPVASELNLCLCHSCGLACDITDEPHECPRCGAPLHRRKTNSLARTWAYMFTALAFYVPANLLPVMNTKMVGSGADSTIMSGVIEFWQHGAWDIALIIFIASIAVPGIKFVALTLLLVTVQRDSQWASKQRSTLYRFVELIGYWSMLDVIVVALVASLVKFQALADIEPRPGILFFGLVVVFTMLSAMSFDPRLIWDKEERDNPNEEVMDEVANH
- a CDS encoding intermembrane transport protein PqiB, with product MKSQITDGPQAPGQAPVKTRRFSVSLVWIVPIVAVLVGISLVVHTMMQEGPTITVTFKTGSGLTANKTEVKYRNVVIGHVSDVELSNDQRSVNATIKLSKQAESFTREDSQFWVVRPRIGAGGVSGIDTLLSGDYIGADIGQANARAKNFIGLENPPPITYGEPGKRFTLNTQDLGSLDIGSPVYYRKIPVGQVVAYALNADGKGVNIEVFIHSPNDAYVTENTRFWNASGIDVNVGANGFSLKTESLSSILVGGIAFRAPDYNPNDQPAKEDKVFDLFEDQLTALAPPSGKGQFLSLRFDQALRGLRVGAPVEFLGMEFGRVVAINLDFDAKKRSFPVNVGIMIYPQRLGQAHTKMLEVLKHDPNDEAAGVRLMGSFIENGLRAQARSGNLLTGQLYIALDFYPKAEKVVFDPTARPVAIPTIPGSLEQLQEKLEGMVNKINQLPIERIAGNLDSNLVELRKGLAQFNAKTLPGVQTTLADVSKTLQSASSTLAEDSPQREQLGQTLDELGRMSRSLRELSDYLGRHPESLIRGRPDNAAPMDMQGPPRK